In one Calonectris borealis chromosome 23, bCalBor7.hap1.2, whole genome shotgun sequence genomic region, the following are encoded:
- the CELA3B gene encoding chymotrypsin-like elastase family member 3B yields MLSLLLLLVAGGSRAAVLPESRVVNGEDAAPYSWPWQISLQYERDGTFRHTCGGTLIAPDWAMTAAHCISSTLTYEVVLGEYDMGASEGPEQRIPVAPTDIFVHPKWRSSCVACGNDIALLKLQRPAVLNAQVQVGRLPPAGTVLPDGYPCYLSGWGRLATGGPLPERLQQALLPVVAYERCTQPDWWGTIAIRHTMICAGGAEKAGCNGDSGGPLNCQAADGHWEVHGIASFVSGLGCNAPKKPTVFTRVSAFEDWIAETMSQN; encoded by the exons ATGCTgagcctcctcctgctgctggtggcCGGTG GCAGCCGGGCTGCGGTGCTGCCGGAGTCGCGGGTGGTCAACGGGGAGGATGCTGCACCCTACAGCTGGCCCTGGCAG ATCTCACTGCAGTACGAGCGGGATGGCACCTTCCGTCACACCTGCGGGGGCACCCTCATCGCGCCCGACTGGGCGATGACGGCCGCACACTGCATCTC CTCCACGCTCACCTACGAGGTGGTGCTGGGCGAGTACGACATGGGTGCCAGCGAGGGCCCCGAGCAGCGCATCCCCGTGGCCCCCACCGACATCTTCGTCCACCCCAAATGGCGAAGCTCCTGCGTGGCCTGCGG CAATGACATCGCCCTGCTGAAGCTGCAGCGCCCGGCGGTGCTCAACGCCCAGGTGCAGGTGGGGCGGCTGCCGCCCGCGGGCACCGTCCTGCCCGACGGGTACCCCTGCTACCTGAGCGGCTGGGGCCGGCTGGCCA cgggggggccgctgccggAGCGGCTGCAGCAGGCGCTGCTGCCCGTGGTGGCCTACGAGCGCTGCACCCAGCCCGACTGGTGGGGCACCATCGCCATCCGCCACACCATGATCTGCGCCGGCGGCGCCGAGAAGGCCGGCTGCAAC GGCGACTCGGGGGGTCCCCTGAACTGCCAGGCAGCCGACGGGCACTGGGAGGTGCACGGCATCGCCAGCTTCGTCTCGGGGCTGGGCTGCAACGCGCCCAAGAAGCCGACGGTCTTCACCCGCGTCTCCGCCTTCGAGGATTGGATCGCCGAG ACCATGAGCCAGAActga